One stretch of Oncorhynchus tshawytscha isolate Ot180627B linkage group LG19, Otsh_v2.0, whole genome shotgun sequence DNA includes these proteins:
- the uevld gene encoding ubiquitin-conjugating enzyme E2 variant 3 isoform X2: MVNHGSQPGSNTEDTVKAFSDGTQKDLLKLIGNIPVKYEGRSYNLPILLWLMDSFPFTPPICLLRPTTNMVIREGKHVDARGRIYLPSLHNWDHPKSSVVGLLAEMISQFEEDPPLGTKSTGDNSDPNVLLAFVSNLKINEGGGQHHDHLINKVTVIGGGDLGMASVMSILAKGKVDRLVFIDVAESSTKGGSMDLEIFNLPKVEVSKDLSASADSSVIVVTANAWSNEQSYVSVVQTNVDMYRGIIPGLVRLSPNAVLLIASQPVDIMAHVAWRQSGLPPSRVIGAGCNLDSERLCHVLDISLNTHKQAWVIGELSDNKVPVLSNILMGASHQHPEIAPRSKATKPLLDRAFEMLKGRGQRSWSVGLSIADITHSILVDQRKTHSVSTLAQGWGGIGAEVFLSLPCVLGVSGSTRLAGVSLGQEEDARLRESVTSLCALLSQLRI; encoded by the exons ATGGTAAACCATGGATCTCAGCCCGGAAGCAATACAGAAGATACTGTCAAGG CTTTCAGTGACGGCACCCAAAAAGATCTGCTGAAGTTGATTGGCAACATACCGGTGAAATATGAAG GCCGTTCATACAACCTGCCCATCCTGCTGTGGCTGATGGACTCCTTCCCCTTCACCCCCCCTATCTGCTTGCTGAGGCCTACCACCAACATGGTCATCAGGGAGGGGAAGCACGTGGATGCCAGAGGACGCATCTACCTCCCCAGCCTCCACAATTGGGACCAT CCCAAGTCGTCTGTAGTAGGTCTGCTGGCTGAGATGATCTCCCAGTTTGAGGAGGATCCTCCGCTGGGCACCAAGTCCACAGGAGACAACAGCGACCCCAATGTGCTGCTGGCCTTCgtttccaacctgaagatcaatgaAG GTGGAGGACAGCATCACGATCATTTAATCAACAAAGTCACAGTCATTGGGGGCGGAGACTTGGGAATGGCATCAGTGATGAGCATTTTGGCAAAA GGTAAAGTGGATAGACTAGTCTTCATTGACGTAGCTGAGAGCTCCACCAAAGGTGGTAGCATGGATCTAGAGATTTTCAACTTACCGAAGGTGGAGGTATCTAAAG ACCTGTCGGCGTCTGCCGACTCCAGTGTGATCGTGGTGACGGCGAACGCGTGGAGCAACGAGCAGTCGTACGTGAGCGTGGTCCAGACCAACGTGGACATGTACCGGGGCATTATCCCAGGCCTGGTCCGCCTTAGCCCCAACGCTGTGCTGCTCATCGCCTCGCAGccag TGGACATCATGGCCCATGTGGCGTGGAGACAGAGCGGCCTGCCACCATCCAGGGTGATCGGGGCGGGGTGTAACCTGGACTCTGAACGTCTCTGTCACGTCCTGGACATCAGtctcaacacacacaaacaggcctgGGTCATAGGAGAACTCTCAGACAACAAGG TCCCTGTGTTGAGTAACATTTTGATGGGGGCTAGCCACCAACATCCAGAGATCGCACCCAGATCCAAAGCTACCAAAcctctgttagacag GGCATTTGAGATGCTGAAGGGCCGTGGCCAACGATCCTGGTCCGTGGGTCTGTCTATCGCTGACATCACCCACAGTATCCTGGTGGACCAGAGGAAGACTCACTCTGTCTCCACACTGGCACAG ggctggGGCGGTATCGGTGCGGAGGTGTTCCTTAGCCTACCCTGTGTCCTGGGGGTGTCGGGCTCAACCCGTCTAGCCGGTGTGTCCCTGGGACAGGAAGAGGACGCCAGACTGAGGGAGAGCGTCACGTCGCTCTGTGCCCTCCTCTCACAGCTCAGGATATGA
- the uevld gene encoding ubiquitin-conjugating enzyme E2 variant 3 isoform X1: MDLSPEAIQKILSRYKFRDVAIEELQKVHRIHPTMKPVAGTYTFSDGTQKDLLKLIGNIPVKYEGRSYNLPILLWLMDSFPFTPPICLLRPTTNMVIREGKHVDARGRIYLPSLHNWDHPKSSVVGLLAEMISQFEEDPPLGTKSTGDNSDPNVLLAFVSNLKINEGGGQHHDHLINKVTVIGGGDLGMASVMSILAKGKVDRLVFIDVAESSTKGGSMDLEIFNLPKVEVSKDLSASADSSVIVVTANAWSNEQSYVSVVQTNVDMYRGIIPGLVRLSPNAVLLIASQPVDIMAHVAWRQSGLPPSRVIGAGCNLDSERLCHVLDISLNTHKQAWVIGELSDNKVPVLSNILMGASHQHPEIAPRSKATKPLLDRAFEMLKGRGQRSWSVGLSIADITHSILVDQRKTHSVSTLAQGWGGIGAEVFLSLPCVLGVSGSTRLAGVSLGQEEDARLRESVTSLCALLSQLRI; the protein is encoded by the exons ATGGATCTCAGCCCGGAAGCAATACAGAAGATACTGTCAAGG TACAAGTTTCGTGATGTTGCTATTGAGGAGCTGCAGAAAGTTCACCGGATTCATCCCACGATGAAACCAGTAGCTGGCACATACA CTTTCAGTGACGGCACCCAAAAAGATCTGCTGAAGTTGATTGGCAACATACCGGTGAAATATGAAG GCCGTTCATACAACCTGCCCATCCTGCTGTGGCTGATGGACTCCTTCCCCTTCACCCCCCCTATCTGCTTGCTGAGGCCTACCACCAACATGGTCATCAGGGAGGGGAAGCACGTGGATGCCAGAGGACGCATCTACCTCCCCAGCCTCCACAATTGGGACCAT CCCAAGTCGTCTGTAGTAGGTCTGCTGGCTGAGATGATCTCCCAGTTTGAGGAGGATCCTCCGCTGGGCACCAAGTCCACAGGAGACAACAGCGACCCCAATGTGCTGCTGGCCTTCgtttccaacctgaagatcaatgaAG GTGGAGGACAGCATCACGATCATTTAATCAACAAAGTCACAGTCATTGGGGGCGGAGACTTGGGAATGGCATCAGTGATGAGCATTTTGGCAAAA GGTAAAGTGGATAGACTAGTCTTCATTGACGTAGCTGAGAGCTCCACCAAAGGTGGTAGCATGGATCTAGAGATTTTCAACTTACCGAAGGTGGAGGTATCTAAAG ACCTGTCGGCGTCTGCCGACTCCAGTGTGATCGTGGTGACGGCGAACGCGTGGAGCAACGAGCAGTCGTACGTGAGCGTGGTCCAGACCAACGTGGACATGTACCGGGGCATTATCCCAGGCCTGGTCCGCCTTAGCCCCAACGCTGTGCTGCTCATCGCCTCGCAGccag TGGACATCATGGCCCATGTGGCGTGGAGACAGAGCGGCCTGCCACCATCCAGGGTGATCGGGGCGGGGTGTAACCTGGACTCTGAACGTCTCTGTCACGTCCTGGACATCAGtctcaacacacacaaacaggcctgGGTCATAGGAGAACTCTCAGACAACAAGG TCCCTGTGTTGAGTAACATTTTGATGGGGGCTAGCCACCAACATCCAGAGATCGCACCCAGATCCAAAGCTACCAAAcctctgttagacag GGCATTTGAGATGCTGAAGGGCCGTGGCCAACGATCCTGGTCCGTGGGTCTGTCTATCGCTGACATCACCCACAGTATCCTGGTGGACCAGAGGAAGACTCACTCTGTCTCCACACTGGCACAG ggctggGGCGGTATCGGTGCGGAGGTGTTCCTTAGCCTACCCTGTGTCCTGGGGGTGTCGGGCTCAACCCGTCTAGCCGGTGTGTCCCTGGGACAGGAAGAGGACGCCAGACTGAGGGAGAGCGTCACGTCGCTCTGTGCCCTCCTCTCACAGCTCAGGATATGA
- the uevld gene encoding ubiquitin-conjugating enzyme E2 variant 3 isoform X3, whose translation MDLSPEAIQKILSRYKFRDVAIEELQKVHRIHPTMKPVAGTYTFSDGTQKDLLKLIGNIPVKYEGRSYNLPILLWLMDSFPFTPPICLLRPTTNMVIREGKHVDARGRIYLPSLHNWDHPKSSVVGLLAEMISQFEEDPPLGTKSTGDNSDPNVLLAFVSNLKINEGGGQHHDHLINKVTVIGGGDLGMASVMSILAKGKVDRLVFIDVAESSTKGGSMDLEIFNLPKVEVSKDLSASADSSVIVVTANAWSNEQSYVSVVQTNVDMYRGIIPGLVRLSPNAVLLIASQPVDIMAHVAWRQSGLPPSRVIGAGCNLDSERLCHVLDISLNTHKQAWVIGELSDNKVPVLSNILMGASHQHPEIAPRSKATKPLLDRAFEMLKGRGQRSWSVGLSIADITHSILVDQRKTHSVSTLAQISIAYYSHPSCLLLKTHWI comes from the exons ATGGATCTCAGCCCGGAAGCAATACAGAAGATACTGTCAAGG TACAAGTTTCGTGATGTTGCTATTGAGGAGCTGCAGAAAGTTCACCGGATTCATCCCACGATGAAACCAGTAGCTGGCACATACA CTTTCAGTGACGGCACCCAAAAAGATCTGCTGAAGTTGATTGGCAACATACCGGTGAAATATGAAG GCCGTTCATACAACCTGCCCATCCTGCTGTGGCTGATGGACTCCTTCCCCTTCACCCCCCCTATCTGCTTGCTGAGGCCTACCACCAACATGGTCATCAGGGAGGGGAAGCACGTGGATGCCAGAGGACGCATCTACCTCCCCAGCCTCCACAATTGGGACCAT CCCAAGTCGTCTGTAGTAGGTCTGCTGGCTGAGATGATCTCCCAGTTTGAGGAGGATCCTCCGCTGGGCACCAAGTCCACAGGAGACAACAGCGACCCCAATGTGCTGCTGGCCTTCgtttccaacctgaagatcaatgaAG GTGGAGGACAGCATCACGATCATTTAATCAACAAAGTCACAGTCATTGGGGGCGGAGACTTGGGAATGGCATCAGTGATGAGCATTTTGGCAAAA GGTAAAGTGGATAGACTAGTCTTCATTGACGTAGCTGAGAGCTCCACCAAAGGTGGTAGCATGGATCTAGAGATTTTCAACTTACCGAAGGTGGAGGTATCTAAAG ACCTGTCGGCGTCTGCCGACTCCAGTGTGATCGTGGTGACGGCGAACGCGTGGAGCAACGAGCAGTCGTACGTGAGCGTGGTCCAGACCAACGTGGACATGTACCGGGGCATTATCCCAGGCCTGGTCCGCCTTAGCCCCAACGCTGTGCTGCTCATCGCCTCGCAGccag TGGACATCATGGCCCATGTGGCGTGGAGACAGAGCGGCCTGCCACCATCCAGGGTGATCGGGGCGGGGTGTAACCTGGACTCTGAACGTCTCTGTCACGTCCTGGACATCAGtctcaacacacacaaacaggcctgGGTCATAGGAGAACTCTCAGACAACAAGG TCCCTGTGTTGAGTAACATTTTGATGGGGGCTAGCCACCAACATCCAGAGATCGCACCCAGATCCAAAGCTACCAAAcctctgttagacag GGCATTTGAGATGCTGAAGGGCCGTGGCCAACGATCCTGGTCCGTGGGTCTGTCTATCGCTGACATCACCCACAGTATCCTGGTGGACCAGAGGAAGACTCACTCTGTCTCCACACTGGCACAG atctcaattgcCTACTACTCCCATCCTTCTTGTcttcttctcaaaacccattggatatGA